The following proteins are co-located in the Corynebacterium kalinowskii genome:
- a CDS encoding helix-turn-helix domain-containing protein, giving the protein MNEKRTMDIDADFDEFFADPDFQAAFDDAEFRAKLAANFRAMRKSAKLSQTEVAKTMKTTQSAVSDFERGETDPYFSTLQRYARAVGARMRIILDAPHSNVATTNVTTLVSPYTRVNTTFHVSAIQEDLSAGTANRRQTQYFGSVA; this is encoded by the coding sequence GTGAACGAAAAACGCACCATGGATATCGATGCGGACTTTGACGAGTTCTTCGCCGACCCAGATTTCCAAGCTGCATTCGATGATGCCGAATTTCGTGCGAAACTAGCCGCAAACTTTCGAGCAATGCGCAAGTCCGCCAAGCTAAGCCAAACCGAAGTCGCCAAGACAATGAAGACCACACAGTCAGCTGTTTCCGACTTCGAACGTGGTGAAACTGATCCCTACTTTTCCACGCTGCAGCGATACGCGCGTGCCGTCGGCGCAAGGATGAGAATCATTTTGGATGCGCCACATTCAAACGTTGCAACGACTAATGTGACAACCCTCGTGTCTCCATATACTCGCGTGAACACCACTTTTCACGTCTCCGCCATTCAAGAAGACCTGTCAGCTGGTACTGCCAACAGACGACAAACCCAATACTTTGGCTCTGTCGCTTAA
- a CDS encoding type II toxin-antitoxin system RelE/ParE family toxin, whose translation MGFRNQIRWFAPGGEREPISKREFQSLEIEGQAALLQQIRKLQRSEIGLTDLRHLDGKIYEIRAQVRGNHYRATVVQDSDVHFIILSCFFKNQNKTPAKELKKAQQRYKEWLIGKQS comes from the coding sequence ATGGGGTTTCGCAATCAAATCCGGTGGTTCGCTCCGGGTGGGGAACGGGAACCTATTTCCAAGCGGGAATTTCAATCGCTAGAGATAGAGGGCCAAGCAGCTCTCTTGCAGCAAATTCGGAAGCTTCAGAGATCAGAAATTGGACTGACGGATCTCAGACATCTTGACGGAAAAATCTATGAAATTCGTGCACAAGTTCGCGGTAATCATTACCGAGCCACAGTGGTGCAAGACAGTGACGTTCACTTCATAATTTTGTCATGCTTCTTCAAAAACCAAAACAAGACTCCTGCGAAGGAGCTCAAGAAAGCTCAGCAAAGATACAAAGAATGGCTTATCGGTAAGCAAAGCTAG
- a CDS encoding CoA transferase: MESLKNIAVINLAVNLPGPWAAAKLASMGARVISIEPPTGDPLQYLAPEWYRDLGEGVEKRTLDLKTAADQAALAGLLDDAQLLITSHRPSALARMGVAVPDSVGHVEIVGDVENPEYAGHDLTYQAEAGTLTPPHMPKILVGDIMGASEAVSAALLLLLQGGGHMRIGLKQAAQEMAAPYRYGVTAPGGLLNGGIENYGLYQAKDGWVAVAALEPHFAERMGNMLAEIPSKTVEELVAWAREADVPISPVRGTSF, translated from the coding sequence ATGGAGTCTCTGAAGAACATCGCCGTCATTAACCTTGCCGTCAACCTGCCAGGCCCCTGGGCTGCGGCGAAGCTCGCTTCGATGGGTGCCCGCGTCATCTCGATCGAACCCCCAACCGGCGACCCACTGCAGTATCTTGCGCCAGAATGGTACCGGGACCTGGGGGAAGGCGTCGAGAAGCGCACGCTCGACCTCAAAACCGCCGCAGACCAAGCCGCCCTGGCCGGTTTGCTCGACGACGCCCAACTGCTCATCACGTCCCACCGCCCCTCCGCATTGGCGCGCATGGGAGTTGCTGTGCCGGACAGCGTCGGGCACGTGGAGATTGTCGGAGACGTGGAGAACCCGGAGTATGCCGGACATGACCTCACCTACCAGGCCGAAGCTGGCACACTCACCCCACCGCACATGCCGAAGATCCTGGTCGGCGACATCATGGGCGCATCCGAAGCGGTCTCGGCGGCGCTACTGTTGCTGCTGCAAGGTGGCGGCCACATGCGCATTGGTTTGAAGCAAGCAGCTCAAGAGATGGCGGCTCCCTATCGATACGGCGTCACCGCACCCGGCGGGCTGCTGAACGGTGGCATCGAAAACTACGGGCTCTACCAGGCAAAAGACGGGTGGGTGGCCGTCGCGGCGCTAGAGCCGCACTTTGCCGAGCGAATGGGCAACATGTTGGCAGAAATCCCATCGAAGACGGTGGAGGAATTGGTCGCTTGGGCGCGGGAAGCAGATGTGCCGATCTCCCCTGTTCGTGGGACAAGCTTCTAG
- a CDS encoding MOSC domain-containing protein, translating to MTAIVKSTNLARPTPGRITGISKQPVPSLEVRAPGPNYGDGSGVLGDFIGDSAHHGGANKAVYAYEREELDYWGSLLNDAFPDGHFGENLTTVGIVLGDLVLGQRVSVGTASLEVSVPRTPCRTFASWLDVQGWTKTFAARGHVGAYFRVITPGVITPGSVLSCGPAPEHGITMGDAFQAAMGSVPQMQRIVEHAALPEMYLERYRRRLG from the coding sequence ATGACTGCGATCGTGAAGTCGACAAACCTCGCCCGGCCAACTCCCGGCCGCATCACGGGAATCTCCAAGCAACCCGTCCCCTCCCTCGAAGTGCGCGCCCCCGGCCCGAACTACGGCGACGGCTCCGGCGTGCTCGGCGACTTCATCGGCGACTCCGCCCACCACGGCGGCGCCAACAAAGCCGTCTACGCCTACGAACGCGAAGAGCTCGATTATTGGGGCTCATTGCTTAACGACGCCTTCCCCGACGGCCACTTCGGCGAGAACCTCACCACAGTTGGCATTGTTTTGGGTGACCTGGTGCTGGGCCAGCGCGTTTCCGTTGGCACCGCTTCGCTAGAGGTGTCGGTCCCCCGCACCCCGTGCCGCACCTTCGCCTCCTGGCTCGATGTGCAGGGCTGGACCAAGACCTTCGCTGCCCGAGGCCACGTCGGCGCCTACTTCCGCGTCATCACCCCTGGTGTCATTACCCCTGGCTCCGTTCTGTCATGTGGCCCCGCTCCCGAGCACGGCATCACCATGGGCGATGCTTTCCAAGCCGCCATGGGATCCGTGCCCCAGATGCAACGAATTGTGGAGCATGCGGCGCTGCCGGAGATGTACTTAGAGCGCTATCGGCGTCGATTAGGTTAG
- a CDS encoding acetyl-CoA hydrolase/transferase family protein: MSERIGHHGLKSKVMTAQDAAQFVSHGDNVGISGFTGAAYPKAMPTAIAEKAKAQHQEGKEFAINLFTGASTAPDCDGVLAEANALAYRMPYQSDPIMRNSINAGGMNYQDIHLSHSALQVEQGFFGQLDVAIVEVTRITEEGHLIPSSGVGNNVEYLDNAQRIIIEVNEWQSLDLEGMADIYRIPRLPNRTAIPINNSGDRIGTPYIDIDVSKVVAVVETNAPDRNSPFKPIDEVSKQIAGHFLDFLEGEVRAGRLAYDRYIMQSGVGNVPNAVMAGLLDSKFENIQAYTEVVQDGMIDLIDAEKMTVASATSFALSPEYAERMNNEAARYRKYLVTRPLQISNHPEVIRRVGLIASNGMIEADIYGNINSTHVAGSRIMNGIGGSGDFTRNAYISTFISPSEAKNGAISAIVPFASHVDHTEHDAMVVITEHGFADLRGLSPRARVPKMISVAAPEYRPLLEEYFARAQKDSAAHTPHDLATALSFHSNFLQNGSMK, translated from the coding sequence ATGTCAGAGCGAATCGGACACCACGGACTGAAATCAAAGGTCATGACGGCTCAGGACGCCGCCCAATTTGTCAGCCATGGCGACAACGTAGGTATCTCCGGGTTTACCGGCGCGGCCTATCCAAAGGCCATGCCAACCGCCATCGCCGAAAAAGCGAAAGCACAGCACCAGGAGGGTAAAGAATTTGCCATCAACCTATTTACTGGTGCCTCCACCGCGCCGGACTGTGATGGCGTACTCGCGGAAGCCAACGCGCTGGCCTACCGCATGCCATACCAATCTGATCCGATCATGCGAAACAGCATTAACGCTGGCGGGATGAACTACCAGGACATTCACCTTTCCCACTCCGCGTTGCAGGTAGAGCAAGGCTTCTTCGGACAGCTGGACGTAGCCATTGTTGAGGTCACCCGCATCACTGAGGAAGGCCACCTTATCCCGTCCTCAGGCGTGGGAAACAACGTGGAGTACCTAGATAACGCGCAGCGGATCATCATTGAGGTCAACGAATGGCAGTCCCTCGACCTTGAGGGCATGGCGGATATTTACCGCATTCCGCGCTTGCCGAACCGAACCGCTATCCCTATCAACAACTCTGGTGACCGGATCGGCACTCCGTACATCGATATTGATGTCAGCAAAGTTGTGGCCGTGGTGGAAACCAATGCCCCAGACCGGAACTCGCCGTTCAAACCGATCGATGAGGTGTCCAAGCAGATCGCCGGGCACTTCCTCGACTTCCTTGAGGGTGAAGTACGTGCCGGGAGACTGGCTTACGACAGGTACATCATGCAGTCGGGCGTCGGCAACGTGCCGAACGCAGTGATGGCGGGCCTGCTGGATTCCAAGTTCGAGAACATTCAGGCCTACACCGAGGTAGTGCAAGACGGCATGATCGACCTCATCGACGCCGAGAAAATGACAGTTGCCTCGGCGACTTCTTTCGCACTATCGCCGGAGTACGCCGAGCGGATGAACAACGAGGCTGCCCGCTACCGCAAATACCTGGTCACGCGCCCGTTGCAGATCTCCAACCACCCGGAGGTGATTCGCCGCGTTGGGCTGATCGCCTCCAACGGAATGATCGAGGCGGACATCTACGGCAATATCAACTCCACCCACGTGGCCGGATCCCGGATCATGAATGGCATTGGAGGCTCCGGTGACTTCACCCGCAACGCCTACATTTCCACCTTCATTTCCCCAAGTGAAGCGAAAAACGGTGCCATTTCAGCGATCGTGCCGTTCGCCTCCCACGTTGACCACACCGAACATGACGCCATGGTGGTCATCACCGAACACGGATTTGCTGACTTGCGCGGGCTCTCCCCGCGGGCCCGCGTCCCGAAGATGATCTCCGTAGCAGCTCCGGAGTACCGGCCGCTGCTGGAGGAATACTTTGCACGAGCCCAAAAGGACTCCGCAGCGCATACCCCGCATGACCTCGCGACGGCGCTGAGTTTCCACAGCAACTTCCTGCAAAACGGCTCCATGAAGTAA
- a CDS encoding GlxA family transcriptional regulator, whose product MKQIGLLVFDGVTLLDVSGPAEVLSRAPGYELTLFSPRGGNVRSASGLSLTATKVASAEIALDTLIIAGSDTLPDAAIDPALLEAARILATSARRIASVCTGAFILAEIGELNGRRATTHWKNTADLARRYPDVLVEPDVLHVHDGRYISSAGISAGIDLALSLVEEDHGPRAAREIAQDMVVFMHRPGGQSQFIGARRTPQVESEILHAVLDHVTTTLTQEHSVTSMAAAASVSARHLTRLFHQELGTTPMRWLELMRLNQAKQLILEGATVTSAARDAGFGTDEKLRRAFARHLGITPRDYRARFRSTF is encoded by the coding sequence ATGAAACAGATTGGTCTCCTCGTCTTCGACGGCGTCACCCTACTGGACGTATCCGGCCCAGCAGAGGTGCTCAGCCGAGCGCCTGGGTACGAGCTGACCTTGTTTTCCCCTCGGGGTGGCAACGTTCGCTCCGCGTCCGGACTGTCCCTCACAGCTACCAAGGTCGCTAGCGCCGAAATCGCCCTCGATACGCTCATCATCGCTGGCTCCGATACCCTGCCAGACGCAGCAATTGACCCCGCATTGCTGGAAGCAGCGCGGATCTTGGCCACGAGTGCGCGTCGCATAGCCAGCGTGTGCACCGGCGCGTTCATCCTGGCGGAAATCGGAGAGCTTAATGGTCGACGTGCCACCACCCACTGGAAAAACACCGCCGACCTTGCCCGCAGATATCCGGACGTATTGGTAGAGCCGGATGTGCTGCACGTCCACGACGGTCGCTATATCTCGTCCGCCGGGATTTCGGCAGGAATCGATCTGGCACTTTCGCTGGTGGAAGAAGATCACGGGCCACGTGCCGCGCGGGAAATCGCCCAAGACATGGTGGTGTTCATGCACCGCCCGGGCGGCCAATCCCAATTCATCGGGGCCAGGCGCACCCCACAGGTTGAAAGCGAAATTCTGCACGCAGTTTTAGACCACGTCACCACTACTCTCACACAGGAGCATTCGGTGACCTCCATGGCGGCAGCTGCGAGTGTGAGCGCTCGCCACCTCACCCGGCTGTTTCACCAGGAACTCGGCACCACACCAATGCGTTGGCTGGAACTCATGCGACTCAATCAGGCTAAACAGCTCATACTGGAAGGTGCCACGGTTACCTCCGCTGCGCGTGATGCCGGTTTTGGCACGGATGAAAAGCTGCGACGCGCTTTCGCCAGGCACCTAGGCATCACGCCACGTGACTATCGTGCCAGGTTCCGCAGCACATTCTAA
- a CDS encoding flavin reductase family protein, which translates to MYHFYEPTGEIGLPYSPVNAIIAPRPIGWISSLSASGEANLAPYSYFNVFNRRPPIIGFSSMGYKDSVRNIEATGEFVWNLVDESLADAMNATSAPVPGDEFEVAGLSKRAGRIVSAPLVDAAKVNFECRLSQIVQLTTASGTSLDTWLILGEVVGVHIREDLLVDGLFDTSAAQPIARAGGPATYFKIGPSFEMPGP; encoded by the coding sequence ATGTATCACTTCTACGAGCCCACCGGCGAAATCGGCCTGCCTTACTCCCCAGTCAACGCGATCATCGCGCCGCGCCCGATCGGCTGGATCAGTTCGCTGTCCGCGTCTGGCGAAGCGAATCTAGCGCCCTATAGCTACTTCAATGTCTTCAACCGCCGCCCGCCGATCATCGGATTCTCCTCCATGGGGTACAAGGATTCCGTACGAAACATCGAGGCCACCGGCGAATTCGTGTGGAACCTCGTCGACGAATCCCTCGCCGACGCGATGAACGCCACCTCCGCGCCGGTCCCGGGCGACGAGTTCGAGGTTGCGGGCCTATCCAAGCGCGCCGGGCGTATCGTCTCCGCCCCGCTTGTCGACGCCGCTAAAGTCAATTTCGAGTGCCGACTCTCTCAAATCGTGCAGCTCACCACAGCATCGGGTACTTCTCTGGACACCTGGCTGATCCTCGGTGAAGTAGTCGGCGTGCATATTAGAGAGGATTTGCTGGTCGACGGGCTATTCGACACTTCCGCTGCGCAACCGATTGCCCGGGCCGGTGGCCCAGCAACCTACTTTAAGATCGGCCCTTCGTTTGAAATGCCGGGGCCTTAG
- a CDS encoding L-aspartate oxidase, which produces MEYDLAIIGGGVAGLSATRRAQELGISAVVIDRHGPGFRGATTHYAQGGLAVVGLPDQPVADSVALHAEDTVRAGAFHNNVPNTEDILAAAADAVTWLIGNGAEFDKTDGIYNRTLEGGHSRRRIIHANGDATGAEVERALIAATRTAEILKADALAITPTGVLTSAGPIQARNVLVATGGCGQLYEATTAPRGATGEGMALAFDAGAPLKDMEFIQFHPTVLNTPGTGQKPLITEALRGEGAHLVDRAGNRLTDDDLAPRDVVSREIWGREAFLDARSIPDVTRRFPTVAKGAATIGLDPAQDLLPVAPAAHYTCGGINADAHGRTGITGLYAAGECSRTGLHGANRLASNSLLEGLVVGKRVAEDVASGGFEGKPRRQAKERPQLSDAEWTILRNAMTRGVGLVRTFDGLIAALEVIEGLPEAGAVVVAKQIALAALRRTQTLGCHTRG; this is translated from the coding sequence ATGGAGTACGACCTTGCCATTATCGGCGGTGGCGTCGCCGGTTTGTCTGCTACCCGGCGCGCCCAGGAGCTGGGGATTTCTGCGGTTGTTATCGACCGGCACGGCCCCGGCTTTCGCGGCGCGACCACGCACTATGCACAAGGTGGCCTGGCGGTTGTCGGGCTGCCCGATCAACCAGTAGCTGATTCCGTCGCGCTGCACGCCGAGGACACGGTGCGGGCCGGCGCATTTCACAACAACGTCCCGAACACCGAAGACATCCTGGCGGCGGCCGCCGACGCGGTGACCTGGCTGATTGGCAACGGTGCTGAGTTCGACAAGACGGACGGCATCTACAACCGCACGCTCGAAGGCGGGCACTCCAGGCGGCGCATCATCCACGCCAACGGCGACGCCACTGGTGCCGAGGTGGAGCGGGCGCTCATCGCAGCCACGCGCACTGCGGAGATTCTGAAGGCAGATGCGCTCGCGATCACCCCAACCGGAGTCCTCACCAGCGCCGGCCCCATCCAGGCTCGAAATGTGCTGGTAGCCACCGGTGGCTGCGGCCAACTCTATGAGGCAACCACCGCCCCGCGCGGCGCGACGGGTGAAGGCATGGCCCTGGCCTTCGACGCGGGTGCGCCCCTCAAAGACATGGAGTTCATCCAGTTCCACCCCACGGTGCTCAATACCCCGGGCACCGGCCAAAAACCGCTGATCACGGAAGCTTTGCGAGGCGAAGGAGCCCACCTCGTCGATCGCGCCGGTAACCGCTTGACCGATGATGACCTCGCCCCGCGCGATGTCGTCTCCCGCGAGATCTGGGGTCGCGAAGCCTTCCTTGATGCCCGCAGCATTCCTGACGTGACCAGGCGCTTCCCGACGGTAGCCAAAGGCGCTGCCACCATCGGTTTGGATCCTGCGCAGGACTTGCTGCCGGTCGCTCCGGCTGCCCACTACACCTGTGGCGGCATCAATGCCGATGCCCATGGCCGTACCGGCATCACCGGACTCTATGCCGCTGGTGAGTGCAGTCGCACGGGACTGCATGGTGCCAACCGCCTCGCCTCGAACTCCTTGCTAGAGGGGCTAGTGGTGGGAAAGCGCGTGGCCGAAGATGTGGCGAGCGGCGGATTCGAAGGCAAACCCCGACGACAAGCAAAAGAACGGCCCCAGCTCAGCGATGCCGAATGGACCATCCTGCGCAACGCCATGACCAGGGGTGTTGGCCTCGTCCGCACTTTCGATGGGCTGATCGCCGCGCTCGAGGTGATCGAAGGGCTGCCGGAGGCCGGGGCGGTGGTCGTCGCAAAGCAGATTGCGCTGGCAGCGCTGCGCCGCACCCAGACGCTCGGCTGCCACACTAGGGGCTAA
- a CDS encoding cytochrome P450, whose product MTHSNEAKANNTDTNTSPMPQNILTTIQGFIEDLRKDPQGTVKNLQTTAQGIFNESGLLKNEGQGLAGEQAPSFIQNGYLFAGKMRRKAGLAPDSNQPVTFNLLGTPSVLVRGAEGVRYFYDTTKVKRAGAMPAFISGPLFGKGAVHGLDGQEHLDRKNMMVNLAYDDARVEQFKHLVAEETETMLSKWGEQEGNVYDDAAIAYGRAAFRWAGIPVSDEEMEERAAQCSRLLDTFGSPLTNIVAWRERRSLDMWYEQIIAKVRSGEMTVGEDSVVAHLAASDLEDRTAGIELQNLTRPTIAVSRFAAFAAAALVENQEWIERIRHASNGQLIDVPEAIAFAQEIRRTKPFVPMLPATAIVDGEVSGCPIKKGQRVLIDILNTNTGPDWDRPGTFDPSRFLNVDGESIETFVPQGGGNVRTGHRCPGEKIAVTALSVVVAALCRPDVRISDDQEDTTFSWTRMLTRPTTGVRVSR is encoded by the coding sequence ATGACACACTCCAACGAAGCAAAAGCCAACAACACCGACACCAATACCAGCCCCATGCCACAGAATATTCTCACCACTATTCAGGGCTTCATCGAGGACCTACGCAAGGATCCGCAAGGCACGGTTAAGAACCTGCAGACCACTGCGCAGGGTATTTTCAATGAATCTGGCCTGCTAAAAAATGAGGGCCAGGGACTTGCTGGAGAACAGGCACCATCCTTCATTCAAAATGGCTACTTGTTTGCCGGGAAGATGCGTCGTAAAGCGGGGCTCGCACCGGACAGCAACCAGCCAGTGACCTTCAACCTTCTCGGCACCCCGAGCGTCCTCGTGCGCGGCGCGGAAGGCGTTCGCTACTTCTACGACACCACAAAGGTCAAGCGCGCGGGCGCGATGCCGGCGTTCATTTCCGGCCCGCTGTTCGGCAAGGGTGCCGTGCATGGACTGGATGGTCAGGAGCACCTGGACCGCAAGAACATGATGGTCAACCTCGCCTACGATGACGCGCGCGTCGAGCAGTTCAAGCACCTCGTGGCCGAGGAAACCGAAACGATGCTCAGCAAGTGGGGCGAGCAGGAGGGCAACGTCTACGACGATGCCGCCATCGCCTACGGCCGCGCCGCCTTCCGCTGGGCTGGCATTCCTGTGAGCGACGAGGAAATGGAAGAACGGGCTGCTCAGTGCAGTCGACTGCTCGATACCTTTGGTAGCCCGCTCACCAACATCGTTGCTTGGCGCGAGCGTCGCAGCTTGGACATGTGGTACGAGCAGATCATCGCGAAGGTTCGCTCCGGTGAGATGACCGTAGGGGAAGACTCTGTGGTCGCTCACCTCGCGGCGTCCGACCTGGAAGATCGCACCGCGGGCATCGAGCTGCAGAACCTCACTCGCCCAACCATCGCCGTCTCCCGCTTTGCAGCCTTCGCCGCCGCGGCGCTGGTGGAGAATCAGGAGTGGATCGAGCGCATCCGACATGCTTCGAATGGGCAGCTTATTGATGTTCCAGAGGCCATCGCCTTTGCGCAGGAAATTCGCCGCACCAAGCCATTCGTACCGATGCTGCCAGCTACCGCCATCGTGGACGGCGAGGTCTCCGGCTGCCCGATCAAGAAGGGCCAGCGCGTACTCATCGACATCCTGAACACCAACACCGGCCCCGACTGGGACCGACCAGGCACCTTTGACCCATCGCGCTTCCTCAATGTCGACGGCGAATCCATCGAAACTTTTGTCCCGCAAGGCGGCGGCAATGTCCGTACCGGTCACCGCTGCCCGGGCGAGAAGATTGCCGTCACCGCGCTGTCGGTGGTCGTGGCTGCCCTCTGTCGCCCTGACGTGCGCATTTCCGATGACCAGGAAGACACGACCTTTTCCTGGACGCGCATGCTCACCCGGCCAACCACGGGTGTGCGCGTAAGCCGTTAG
- a CDS encoding protein-export chaperone SecB, producing MVTSSNSEDLRIRAAKVAGAASLRDLRLTASQTEALEVPAPGQELGVELKIELEANSTENKDIVALLARFDVSISKPEDEEIQRIATISCTFTTVFEMQQPVDWTDEELEAFANTTGVFAVYPYAREFVSDATTRMGLPTLTLDFLKR from the coding sequence ATGGTCACATCGTCGAACTCTGAAGATTTACGGATCCGCGCGGCCAAAGTTGCAGGTGCCGCTAGTCTCAGAGATTTGCGCCTCACGGCCTCACAGACCGAAGCCTTGGAGGTTCCGGCACCCGGACAAGAGCTGGGTGTCGAACTAAAAATCGAGCTCGAGGCCAATAGCACCGAGAACAAAGACATTGTCGCGCTCTTGGCACGTTTTGACGTGTCCATTTCGAAACCTGAAGATGAAGAGATTCAGCGCATCGCCACGATTTCCTGTACTTTTACTACCGTCTTCGAAATGCAACAGCCTGTGGACTGGACAGATGAAGAGCTCGAAGCCTTCGCCAATACTACCGGGGTGTTTGCTGTGTATCCGTACGCTCGTGAGTTCGTTTCGGATGCCACGACACGGATGGGATTGCCCACGTTGACGCTTGATTTCTTAAAGCGTTAA
- a CDS encoding App1 family protein — protein sequence MALSDIARKLENTINRVGTKRATEAGWHPAVTGYYGYGDADRVRVLARVLMQGDEPKTEAQRGFRQFFTVQVADIPVTITAGSQTVHARTNDNGYIDVPIRDHGLEPGWQKVSIEVEGGEPAFADVLVLERGTKYGLISDIDDTVMVTMLPRALIAAYNSWFLRTNARKAVPGMSEFYGELRQKFGQDMPVFYLSTGAWNTFPALDSFMTEHDFPRGPMLLTDWGPTPTGMFRSGQEHKKIQLRNLVIDFPDIHWILVGDDGQHDPLTYGNFVAEHPDRVTFVAIRQLTPGEHVLAHGTATPIESGTSFRPVPWIEGEDGFELIKQIPAM from the coding sequence ATGGCACTTTCAGACATCGCACGCAAACTTGAAAACACCATCAACCGGGTCGGCACGAAGCGCGCCACCGAAGCCGGCTGGCACCCAGCGGTGACCGGCTACTACGGCTACGGCGACGCAGATCGCGTTCGCGTCCTTGCCCGCGTCCTCATGCAGGGCGACGAGCCGAAGACCGAAGCCCAGCGTGGTTTCCGCCAGTTCTTTACCGTGCAGGTGGCGGACATTCCCGTCACCATTACCGCCGGTTCCCAGACGGTTCACGCGCGCACGAATGACAATGGCTACATTGACGTGCCCATCCGGGATCATGGGTTGGAGCCGGGTTGGCAGAAAGTCAGCATTGAGGTTGAGGGCGGTGAGCCTGCCTTTGCGGACGTGTTAGTGCTCGAGCGAGGCACCAAATATGGCCTGATTTCCGACATTGATGACACCGTCATGGTCACCATGCTCCCCCGCGCCCTCATCGCGGCCTACAACTCCTGGTTCCTGCGTACTAACGCACGTAAGGCCGTGCCAGGAATGTCGGAGTTCTATGGCGAGCTTCGCCAGAAGTTTGGCCAGGACATGCCCGTGTTCTACCTCTCCACCGGCGCCTGGAACACCTTCCCGGCCCTGGATAGCTTCATGACGGAACACGACTTCCCTCGTGGGCCAATGTTGCTCACGGACTGGGGCCCAACCCCCACCGGTATGTTCCGCTCCGGCCAGGAACACAAGAAGATCCAACTCAGGAACCTCGTCATCGACTTCCCGGACATCCACTGGATCCTCGTCGGCGACGACGGCCAGCATGACCCGCTCACCTATGGCAACTTCGTCGCCGAGCACCCGGACCGCGTCACCTTCGTGGCTATCCGCCAGCTCACCCCAGGCGAGCATGTCCTGGCTCACGGCACCGCCACCCCGATCGAATCCGGCACCTCCTTCCGCCCGGTTCCGTGGATCGAGGGTGAGGATGGATTCGAGCTGATCAAGCAGATTCCAGCGATGTAA
- a CDS encoding MauE/DoxX family redox-associated membrane protein, which yields MTKVLDIISAIARFYMAYVWIHAGIAKLGKHMEMTQAITAYKIFTQEWSSYLAQLIGPLEIAGGVLLLLGLFLRASSKVGAVVLVLFMIGIGQAWARGLAIDCGCFNVTGLNDAQTMDYIKTLLRDAGYLILTIWTIRRPFKKFAVYA from the coding sequence ATGACAAAAGTCCTCGACATTATTTCCGCCATCGCCCGTTTTTATATGGCGTATGTGTGGATCCACGCGGGCATCGCGAAGCTGGGCAAGCACATGGAGATGACGCAGGCCATCACCGCGTACAAGATTTTCACCCAGGAGTGGTCCTCGTACCTGGCGCAGCTGATCGGCCCGCTGGAGATCGCTGGCGGCGTCCTGCTGCTGCTCGGCCTGTTCCTGCGCGCCTCGTCCAAGGTCGGCGCGGTGGTGCTGGTGCTGTTCATGATCGGTATCGGGCAGGCGTGGGCGCGCGGCCTGGCCATCGACTGTGGGTGCTTCAATGTGACGGGCCTCAACGACGCCCAGACCATGGATTACATCAAGACGCTGCTGCGAGACGCGGGCTACCTCATCCTCACGATCTGGACGATTCGCCGGCCGTTTAAGAAGTTCGCGGTGTACGCGTAA